The proteins below are encoded in one region of Colias croceus chromosome 17, ilColCroc2.1:
- the LOC123699117 gene encoding uncharacterized protein LOC123699117: MALNPKKFLTKDLINKPAPLDVWLQGTIEQTVGNDILIISDTFGRAKIVKCESADGVINKNSLRKGVYCCIIGVAVKTKGLPEIQATKFVDLSAYPQMKASWENEVKETELLMQGKIKPIL; the protein is encoded by the exons ATGGCATTAAatccaaaaaagtttttaacgAAAGATCTCATTAATAAACCAGCACCTTTAGATGTATGGCTTCAAGGCACAATTGAACAAACTGTCGGAaatgatattttgataatttcgGACACTTTTGGAAGAGCAAAAATAGTTAAATGTGAATCAGCTGAtggtgttataaataaaaactcatTACGAAAAG GTGTGTATTGCTGTATAATTGGAGTAGCTGTTAAAACAAAAGGCTTGCCAGAAATCCAAGCCACAAAGTTTGTTGACCTCAGCGCTTACCCACAAATGAAAGCCTCCTGGGAGAATGAAGTGAAAGAAACCGAATTACTTATGCagggaaaaataaaaccaatattataa